A window of Planctomycetota bacterium contains these coding sequences:
- a CDS encoding cyclase family protein, whose translation MPLIDITRPLSAGTAAWPGDTPTTLTRNAALADGASVNLSSITASVHNATHVDAPLHYDDAGCGIEGLDLDLYLGECEVVDVVGHDPILPEHLPIDLPPRVLLKTGGWPESGTFPNDVPSVDKPTSKTLPIHHAIHAAGLRILESFDLANVEAGRYELIALPILIPGSDGAFVRAVLRHSP comes from the coding sequence ATGCCACTGATCGACATCACCCGCCCGCTCTCGGCCGGCACCGCCGCATGGCCCGGCGACACCCCGACGACGCTGACTCGCAACGCGGCGCTGGCCGACGGCGCGAGCGTGAACCTCTCGTCGATCACGGCGAGTGTTCACAACGCCACGCACGTCGATGCACCGTTGCACTACGACGACGCCGGCTGCGGGATCGAAGGGCTCGACTTGGACCTGTACCTCGGCGAATGCGAAGTCGTCGACGTGGTCGGGCACGACCCGATCTTGCCGGAGCATCTGCCGATCGACCTGCCGCCGCGCGTGTTGCTCAAAACCGGTGGCTGGCCCGAAAGCGGGACGTTTCCGAACGACGTTCCGAGCGTCGACAAGCCGACGAGCAAGACCCTTCCCATTCATCACGCCATCCATGCGGCTGGCCTTCGCATCCTCGAAAGCTTCGATCTCGCCAATGTCGAAGCGGGCCGGTATGAGCTGATCGCGTTGCCGATTCTGATTCCGGGCAGCGACGGCGCGTTTGTCCGGGCAGT
- the kynU gene encoding kynureninase: MAIDWQEIRQRFVPFDGHYLDGNSLGLCTKASAEQAKLVLHEWQTLGIGGWFGADPPWLRMSREGGALCAPIVGAEPSRVIATGSTTANLHQGLATFYKPTPQRDRIVIDDGCFPTDGYAVQSHLRMRGLPSSALERVPMRGDLFEEEDLIAAIESDGVALAVLPVVVFSTGQLIDVERVQSAATAAGVTVLWDASHAAGSVPMRLDDWGCEYAFWCGYKYLNGGPGCVAFAYLREALEPGMAGWFGSSDEALFDMPSELRPADGAARLQQGTPHMLSLAPLLGSLSGFPAIGEVRQRSLELTGHLLDRLDDTLAAHGFGTATPRDPSRRGGHVSLRHPDAERLVHALAKMNIVTDYRRPDLIRVAPVALYNDEPDVDAVVEALVKLTSTPTASAVGRRA, encoded by the coding sequence GTGGCAATCGACTGGCAAGAGATCCGACAGCGCTTCGTGCCCTTCGACGGTCACTACCTCGACGGCAACTCGCTGGGGCTTTGCACGAAGGCATCGGCGGAGCAGGCCAAACTTGTGCTTCATGAGTGGCAAACGCTCGGCATCGGCGGCTGGTTCGGCGCGGACCCGCCGTGGCTGCGGATGTCTCGTGAGGGCGGTGCGCTATGTGCCCCGATCGTCGGTGCGGAGCCGAGCCGCGTGATCGCCACCGGGAGCACCACGGCCAACCTGCACCAGGGATTGGCGACGTTTTACAAGCCGACACCGCAGCGAGATCGCATCGTCATCGACGACGGCTGCTTTCCCACCGACGGCTACGCAGTGCAGAGCCATCTGCGGATGCGTGGCTTGCCGAGCTCGGCGTTGGAGCGTGTGCCGATGCGTGGCGATTTGTTCGAGGAGGAAGACCTGATCGCGGCCATCGAGTCGGACGGTGTCGCGCTTGCGGTGTTGCCGGTGGTGGTGTTTTCTACCGGGCAACTGATCGATGTCGAGCGCGTGCAATCGGCAGCGACGGCGGCGGGGGTGACCGTGCTTTGGGATGCGTCGCATGCGGCCGGTTCGGTGCCGATGCGGCTTGATGATTGGGGTTGCGAGTACGCGTTCTGGTGCGGCTATAAGTACCTCAACGGCGGCCCAGGCTGCGTGGCGTTCGCCTACCTACGCGAAGCGCTCGAGCCGGGGATGGCGGGGTGGTTCGGGTCGAGTGACGAGGCGTTGTTCGACATGCCGAGCGAGTTGCGACCGGCTGACGGTGCGGCGCGGTTGCAGCAGGGGACGCCGCACATGCTGTCGCTCGCGCCGTTGCTCGGATCGTTGTCCGGCTTCCCAGCGATTGGCGAAGTTCGCCAGCGTTCGTTGGAGCTGACCGGTCATCTGCTCGACCGGCTCGACGACACACTCGCCGCACATGGGTTTGGCACCGCGACGCCACGCGATCCGAGCCGTCGAGGCGGGCATGTATCGCTACGGCATCCCGATGCCGAGCGCTTGGTTCACGCGTTGGCGAAGATGAACATCGTCACCGATTATCGTCGCCCGGACCTCATACGCGTCGCACCGGTCGCGTTGTACAACGACGAGCCGGACGTGGATGCCGTGGTGGAGGCGCTCGTGAAGTTGACGTCAACGCCCACGGCTTCAGCCGTGGGTCGGCGAGCGTGA
- a CDS encoding calcium-binding protein, translating into MQPMEQLELRKLLSANLSDAGVLRVVGDEGVDNVISVSLLEDPAGGPDVQPTAIVTINGTEELRAPAEDIRRVYVHGRDGNDTIDVAAIGRLTRVFGWGGDDTITAESRSIQRGGAGNDVLNGSDARDFLGGSIGDDTLNGNGGNDYMKGSDGNDEMNGGDGRDLMLGGGGDDVMSGGLGNDLLIGSLGDDLLNGDDGDDKLFGGPGTDTLNGGSGADDLFGGNESEDDDEDTLNAGGDEGDSESLDGVTDPQPGGGRGLRGLWGGRPGR; encoded by the coding sequence ATGCAGCCCATGGAACAGCTCGAACTGCGCAAACTCCTCTCGGCCAATCTCAGCGATGCCGGCGTGCTCCGCGTCGTCGGTGACGAAGGCGTCGACAACGTCATCAGCGTCTCGCTCTTGGAGGACCCGGCCGGCGGGCCGGACGTCCAGCCCACCGCCATCGTGACGATCAACGGCACCGAGGAACTGCGTGCGCCTGCCGAGGACATCCGTCGCGTTTACGTTCACGGCCGTGACGGCAACGACACGATCGACGTCGCCGCCATCGGCCGACTCACCCGCGTCTTCGGCTGGGGTGGTGATGACACAATCACCGCCGAGTCGCGCAGTATCCAACGTGGCGGCGCCGGCAACGACGTGCTCAACGGTTCCGACGCCCGCGACTTCCTCGGCGGCTCCATCGGCGACGACACTCTCAACGGCAACGGCGGCAACGATTACATGAAGGGCTCCGACGGCAACGATGAGATGAACGGCGGCGACGGACGCGACCTCATGCTCGGCGGCGGCGGAGACGACGTCATGTCCGGCGGCCTTGGCAACGACCTGCTCATCGGCAGCCTCGGCGACGACCTGCTCAACGGTGACGACGGCGACGACAAGCTCTTCGGCGGGCCCGGCACCGACACGCTCAACGGCGGCAGTGGTGCCGATGACCTCTTCGGCGGTAACGAGAGCGAAGACGACGATGAAGACACCCTCAACGCTGGCGGTGACGAGGGCGACAGCGAATCGCTCGACGGCGTGACCGATCCGCAACCCGGTGGCGGCCGCGGCCTCCGCGGCCTCTGGGGCGGACGCCCGGGTCGCTGA
- a CDS encoding TIGR00282 family metallophosphoesterase, translating to MRVLAIGDVVGNPGRAAVHGLLPGIVKKHEVDFVVCNGENIAGGSGITPNLFHKLRRYGCDVVTLGDHCYKRFEIADTLRESERLLRPANLSPDGPGRRYTIVKSAGGVRVAVFTLLGRIFMNQLPPNDPFAEADAILRDIGKGADVIVAEVHCEASSEKIALGWHLDGRAHFVFGTHTHTPTADARLLHHGTAFISDLGMTGPYDGVLGRKTDAVVATMRTNTPHPFHVATKDVRLCGALATIEDGKATAIERIEVPLVGEVANDPGDG from the coding sequence ATGCGTGTTCTGGCGATCGGCGATGTGGTGGGCAATCCGGGGCGGGCGGCGGTGCATGGGTTGTTGCCGGGGATCGTCAAGAAGCACGAGGTCGATTTCGTCGTGTGCAACGGCGAGAACATCGCCGGCGGCAGCGGGATCACGCCGAACCTGTTCCACAAACTCCGCCGATACGGCTGTGACGTGGTCACGCTCGGCGACCACTGCTACAAGCGGTTCGAGATCGCCGACACGCTGCGGGAGAGCGAACGGCTGCTGCGGCCGGCGAACCTCTCGCCCGACGGGCCGGGCCGGCGGTACACGATCGTGAAGTCGGCCGGCGGCGTGCGGGTCGCGGTGTTCACGCTGCTCGGGCGGATCTTCATGAATCAGCTGCCGCCGAACGACCCGTTCGCGGAAGCGGATGCGATCCTGCGGGACATCGGCAAGGGCGCGGACGTGATCGTTGCCGAGGTGCATTGCGAGGCGAGCAGCGAGAAAATCGCACTCGGCTGGCACCTGGATGGCCGGGCTCACTTCGTCTTTGGCACCCACACCCACACGCCGACCGCCGACGCCCGCCTGCTGCACCACGGCACCGCGTTCATCAGCGACCTCGGCATGACCGGGCCGTACGACGGGGTGCTCGGCCGCAAGACGGATGCGGTCGTGGCGACGATGCGGACCAACACGCCGCACCCGTTTCACGTCGCGACCAAGGACGTTCGCCTGTGCGGCGCGCTGGCCACCATCGAGGACGGGAAAGCGACGGCAATCGAGCGGATCGAGGTCCCGCTGGTCGGCGAAGTCGCTAACGACCCGGGGGACGGATGA